The DNA region TGGTAATTCAGCGTATCACTGTATTTATGTTTACAGCTTTGTAAGCCTCTAATTGAGGAGTGACACGCAATTTGTCAGGGTTTGCCCATATCTACTATCTGAATATATAATGGCTGATACCACTAGTGCTAGAAGAACTACTTGATTCAACTCACTACTGCTAGACGAACTACTTGATTCAACCCGAAAAGTGGTTGTAGTTATATGAAATTGATCGCCAAATTTGTGTTTTCTTTACATATAGGCACAAATAGTTGAAGGTTTGTGGAATTAACTCTAAATGTTAAATGTTAAAAGACTGGCTCGTTCCTACTCTTGTCCAGTACTTGTTTTATAATTTTAAAGTTTCTTGTCTTTTAAAGAACAAGTCTGATGACAATGTATAACGGGTGCAATATTGCTTTGTAGGATGGCTGAACAGCTGTATACTGTGGCATCGGATAGTGAAACCACGGGGGAAGACAAATCACAGCCATCATTTCCTGATGTGGCTATCGGCATTGACATTGGGACTTCCAAATGCAGTGTTGCCGTTTGGAACGGCCACCAAGTTGAGCTCTTAAAAAACACCCGCAATCAGAAAGGGATGAGGTCATATGTCATGTTCAAAGATGACAATCTTTCAGCAGGAGTTACTGGAGGAGCAGCTCAGGAAAATGCACATGAGGAAAGAGATATCTTGTCAGGAAGTGCCATATTCAACATGAAACGCCTGATTGGACGAATGGACACGGATGAAGTAGTTCAAGCAAGCAAGACCCTCCCTTTTCTTGTACAAACATTGGGTATTGGCGTGAGACCATTTATTGCAGCGCTGGTGAACAATATGTGGCGATCTACAACCCCTGAAGAAGTTCTTGCCATCTTTCTGCTTGAATTGAAGGCCTTGGTAGAGATGCATCTTAAACATCCGGTGAGGAATGCTGTGCTTACCATTCCAGTTGCATTCAGTCGCTTTCAACAGACTAGGATTGAGAGAGCTTGTGCAATTGCTGGGCTGCATGTGTTGAGGTTGATGCCAGAGCCTACTGCTGTCGCACTTCTGTatgctcagcagcagcagcagcttatGCACGACAACATGGGAAGTGGCATCGAGAAAATTGCCCTGATATTTAACATGGGTGCTGGGTACTGTGATGTAGCTGTGGCCGCCACCGCTGGAGGTGTTTCTCAAATAAGAGCATTATCAGGATGCACTGTTGGTGGAGAGGATATCCTCCAGAATATAATGCGCCATGTTCTTCCCAATTTTGACATTTTATATGCTGGTCAGACAATGGATAGAATAAGGTCGATGGGTCTACTGCGAATTGCAACTCAGGATGCAATTCACAGACTGGCTAACCAGGAGACTGTGGAGATTAATGTAGATTTGGGGAATGGCCAGAAATTGTCCAAAGTGCTAGACCATTCAGAGTTCGAACAAGTTAATCGAGCGATTTTTGAGAAGTGCGAGAACATCATCAACCAGTGCTTGCTTGATGCAAAGTTAGTCCCAGAGGATATCAATGATGTCATATTGGTTGGAGGGTGTTCCAGGATCCCCAGAATCAGAAGCCTTGTCCTGGGCTTGTGCAAGAAGGAAATCTCTTACAAGAACATAGATGCCCTAGAAGCTGCTGTTTCAGGTGCTGCGTTGGAAGGAGCCATCGCTTCGGGAGTTACTGATCCTTCAGGGACCTTGGATCTTCTGACAATTCAGGCGACCCCTATGAACCTGGGAATCCGCGTAGATGGTGATAACTTTGCAGCAATTATTCCCAGGAACACAACAGTTCCAGCAAGGAGGGACATGCTGTTCACAACGACACACGACAACCAGACTGAAGCACTCATCGCTGTGTATGAAGGAGAAGGGGAACGTGCTGAAGACAACCATCTGTTAGGGTACTTCAAGATCACTGGCATTCCACCAGCGCCCAAGGGATCGGTTGAGATCAGTGTGTGCATGGACATCGACGCTTCCAATGTCCTCAGAGTGTTTGCAGGAGTCGTCAAGCCTCAAGGGCCAGCCATTCCTCCCTTCATCGAGGTGAGGATGCCGACGCTGGATGATGGTCATGGTTGGTGTGGGCAGGCTCTGGCAAAGATGTATGGCAAGAGACTCGACCTTGCTGTTCTCCCCAAGATGCTGCAGCCTTGAGATGCTTACCGTGGCCCCGTAAGTAGCTAGTGCGTTGTGTGTACTCTGGTTGCTCAATGTTCACTGTCTCGTGGTCTCTCATGGTCCCTGACCTTGGGCGACTACTGTTTGCGTTGCTGGGCGGTCTACAGAACGAAGCTATCGGTGTCATCCTTGTACAATAATGTGTCACCCCTACATGTAGTCGAATGAATGTTGCGCGTGTTCCGAGTTTTCAGAGTTTGTCGAGTGCCGTACAAAGCAGGCATTGCGCGAGAATGTCTTGTAACAATTTATGCATACATGTCTGTGTATCTTGGGTTGCTGGAAAAACTTGGAAGAGCCCATGTGTATGATGGATGACTCTCACAAGTCGCAACAGACACCAAATTGCAGAATGGAAACTATAACAAAATAAAACGCGACATGAACGGTGCGCCTACGGAGTCACCGATATATACCGAGCCGTAATCAACCTCAAGCATGCACAACCATTCAACCAAGATTAACTGAAGTCTGCATGAGGAGGATGTAGCAACCAGAAATAACTCACGAAACGTAGGGGCATTGGCATTACCGGTCACCGCACACAGGAATCCACAAACATGCCTATCGGTCATTGTGTCAGCAGGAGCTACTGAAATGTTTCGCAGAAAACTAGTGACAGTTCTAGAAAGAGAATCATCTCCATGGTTGAAAAAGGCAGACGAACACCATAACGATGTCCACCGGTGATAAGAGCATCTTCCTAACTTGTCTTCTGGGCCTGGACAACGCAAGAGAACGCTAGCAGATTTGCTTGCAATCAGGTGGCCGTCTCGCCACCCGACCCTTTCTTCATCTTCAGAGACTCCCGGAGGAACCTAAAATCAGATATAGATACCACATGTTTGTCAAAAGATTCAAAATACAGAGTCCATTTTATTTTGATAAAAATAGCTAGCCTCCTTTACACTACTTAATCTTCAAAATATGTGACGGGAAAAAACACAGGTATATAGTAGTGTATACAGTTTAATCATGTCCGGCAGTCAAGCACCATACATATATAGTGACTTGCACAACAATAGTCTATTTTTATATGAGATGATAAACGGCTCATGTTAAAGTTATGAGCATATGGCCAAACATCTACATGACCTTACATATGAGCAGGTATAAGCATTGTGCAAGCTACTCAAATGAGAAACAAGATATTCCAGGAAGTAAAATCCTTTGCAATGGACAACAAGATAGTAGTATTCGTTTTAGAAAATTCTTATGGCCAAACCAGAAAACATCTCTGCGGGCTGTATATATGTACCCAAATATGTCTTCATGTTAGGACAGTTGTAAAAATACTCCCTCCTTTTATATAAATTATCCAACATTATATATAAAAGGAAGGAGGAAGTATGTCTTTCTCTTGACGTTTCAAAGACATTCAGTTCTTGTGGACAAATGTACTGGGCAGTTAAGCACTCAACTCATGAACAGAGTTTGGACAGCAGTTGCAAAAACTATATTATACAGATAAAGTACAGCACTCCAAACCAAAACTAGCCCAAACATAACACCAGGAGCCGTTCAAGCCAGGTAGCAGTCCACACGCCACAGAGCCAGTGCAAATTAAATCGAACAAAACAGTAAAGCAAAATTACTTGCATAACACACGCAAATACACAAGAAGCTACTAGCTACCACAATTCTGCAGTGCCTGAATGGATAGAGTCATGTATACAATATGCCAGATGATAAAGCCCAAAGGGGTGCAAAACAAAGATGAATGAAGCTTCAAATGTGAAACTTGAAAATTCCCAAACTAGCAAAGTGAGGGAGTTTGGACATATAAATGCTCTATGCAACTATGTTGAGCGAGCAGACAAGCACAGACCTACCAACTATGAAATTAAGCATTGGAGCACGCATGTGCTGTAAGCTTGTAATAATGACACCTTGATTTTAAGATAACGGATACAAATAGTCGATCATCAGCCTGAAATTGAAGCAGTTCAGGCAGGGGAGAAGTCAAGCTGCATTATAGACCTGCAGTTAGCGCGGGCGGCAGCTCCCACGCGAGAACACGGGACGAAGAGGAGGCGCCGACCATGTGGGCTTCGCCCTCCACCACCTTCTTGGTGTGCATGTTGACGGCGAAGAGGTACTCCTCCACGAAGAAGTAGACGACGTCGGGGTTCTTGGGGTGGATGAAGGCGACCATGGGCGTCTTCTTCGGCAGCCCCGCCGCCTTGTAGCTCTCGCCGGCCCAGATCTCGGCAAAGCTTACACAATACTCGGGCGTCAACTGAGCTGTCTCCGGATCAGCGAGCGTGTGCATGATGAACTTTGGTGCGCCGCCCTGGCGCTGGAGCGGACAGCTTGTCTCGAGACAACGGAACTTGCCATTACTGACCTGCACGCTGCGGCGGGAGGCGCGCTTTCTCTGGGAGCAGTAGCTGCAAGCGTGACGGCCCCCGCCGTGTTCGCCTGCTTTCGGGAGCGGCACGTAGGCCACGTCTGGCTGGTCAGCGAAGGGGTCGCAGGCGAGGAGGCCCATGGCGAGGTCGACCCACCAGAGCTTGCCGTCGTGGGAGATGACGTCGTCGAAGCTCCAGATCCAGCCGGGCAGGTGGTTGGCGACGTCCACCTCGAACCACTCGCCGGTCTCGGACGAGAAGCCGATCAGCGTGGCCTCGTCGCAGCCGACGATGTTCTGGAACTCGACGACCATGTACCAGCGGCCGCCGGGCGCGGCGATGACGCCGACGCAGGAGGCGTTGAGGAAGTCCGGGTCGGGGacgcgggaggcggcggcggagggcacGTCGAGGACGAAGCAGGCCGGCGTGGGGATGCGCCCGACGTGGATGGTGCGCTCGACGCCGTCGGGGCCGCGGTGGACGCGCGCCTCCGTGGGGGGGCGCTCGGACACGGACGGCGGAGCGAGGACGAGGAAGAGGCCGGAGGGGTCCGCGGCGAGGACGCAGGGGTCGGCGATGCGGGCTTGCGGGTCCGGGTCGGCGGCGAAGACGGTGGGGGCGACGGTGAGCCGGGTGGCGCGCGGCGAGCGCGAGGGAGACGTCGGGGACGGGGTGGAGCTCGGCGGATACGCGCGGGGCCATGCCAAGGATGACCCACGGCAGCGGCGACGGGGATGCCATCCGACCGGACTCGCCAAGCAGGAAAGGGTGGGCGGCTCGATCACTTGGCTGCCTTTGTGGTGAAGTGAGATCGGCCGTGTTAGGGTTTAATCGGGGGTTTGGTTTGCAAGCCTCCGAGAGGAGACGAACGAGGCGAGAGGATTTGATCGCTCGCCTCATTCGTACGATCGGTGGAGTTTGAACCTGTGGGTTTTACTCTTTTGTCGCGAGGTGCAGACCTGACCGCCGGAGTAGTAGACTGCTCGTGCCTCGTGGCCATGGTGGAGTGGAGGCCACACCCGCACCGCCACGGCGCCACAGCCCACAGAGACGAGGCGTAGTGGTTACTAGCTTTTGCGCTTGCTTTGCCGGTCCGGTGATTATGGAGCAGAGCAGGCGCGGCGGAGCCAGAGATGCCAGTCTCCGTGCAGAGCTGCGGCAGCAGCAGGTTCGCGGCAGCCTTTTACCCCGCCGAGCTACTCCGCGCCGCGCAAGGGGAGATCGCCGATGAAATGCTGCTGAAATTGGCTTCGTCGTCGCATAGCAAGCACATTAGCACTTGATATACACAGCCTTTCCCCAAATGATATACACAGCCTTTCTTCCCCCCAAGCAGATCTGGTGGTGAGATCGCTCACTCGTTGATAGAATCACCCGGCCACACAATGTCAGCGTGCAGGCATACCACGCAATATTTTCTGGCAAAACATGAACGTTGAACGAGCAGCGAAGGCAAATAACGATGGCCAAGCCAGACAACCACTGACGATCTGTTGCCAAATTCTCAAGGAACCAAGACAAACAGCTATCGCCAAATTCTGAAgagagctcttgcatgaaggcGCCTGAAAAATAGCTTTACCACAGTATCATGACATGAAGCGCTCATGTACGTACTAGCAAGTAGAGTCAAAGAGGGGAAAAAAAGGATAAACTGTCAAATTTCATCTGCGAGAAAAAGGCAAAAAAAAAGAGCCGAAAATTTTGATCTAACAATGACCCCCGTCATTGCAAACTGGCCGTCAACGTCACATCCTGTACGTGCCATATGTAACAGTCCTCTTCGTTGCCTGAATAAATACGAAGTCACATAGGATCTTCAGAGTTGGGCGAGACAAAAGTTCTAGCAACCAGCCAAGTAAGAAATTTCAGCTCACCTGGGTAAAAGATAGACATGGTTCCTACTTCCTACTCCTTGGTCTTCATATCGGGTGGTGGTGATGTTGGTGAAAGCTTCTCTTCGTCCTGGTCCTTAGGTTCTGTTGAAAAAACTATAATTAGAGAAGAGTCCTGATTCGAGTATATATATATCATCCCCCTTTTATGCCAATAGCATAAACAAAGGATGAGGGGATTCAAGTTCAGAGTAAAACAAACAAATAGTACCAAATTACACTTCAAGAACAATAATTCGAACATACACTAAATGCAAAGAAAAATGCAAGTCCTTCTGAATATTGTGACAGTATAAGCACGCCACACAAGATGAATTCTCAATTGAGCCAAATAAGTACAACTGGTTATGTACAACTGGTTAAGCAGTTTCATTATGAAGTTATTCTGTCTAGCCATAAAAAACTGATTATCAAGCAATTTGCACAGCTGCAAGTGGTCTATAACCACACAGAATTACATCAAGCATGCAGATAAGATATCAACAACACTAGGAACAATGCACTTCAAGCCCTAGGAACCTTGTTTGCCGGTAAACAAGTCTGAAGTCTGAACACACGAGTGGCAAAAGAAGCGGTAGATCCAATTTCCAGGCTTACAATAAGTAGATATGTCACGATGCAAACTACATCCTAACTGAATCTTAGGAGTAATTTGCCAACAAAGATATGCCATTTAGCATCAAGTAACCATCAGTACAAATTGCTAACTACATGTCACGTCATAATTCAAGCAAAATGATGTCCAAGCAGTATTGCAGTAAAACTTTTTGACATCCATGATACACAAGCACAAACTTGGAGAAGCACTGAGGACAAAAAATTGACCCAGCCTGGAACAAATATATActtggaaaagagaaaagaaagaaatagCGATCTGTATAGTGTACGGAGCATGTGAGAGAAAGAAATTAGTAATCAAGTAGTAATAAATCACTAGTAGTCACATCACTGAAGTTTATGACGATGAAGAACAAGTAAATGTTTATGATATGCATTGAAATTATAAACAGTAGGCACAATATTAGCAGTGGCACTTATCTTCCTATGACGAACTTTAAGCGTCTCTCTTGCTATCTACTGCACATATTGATGCACATTAGCATATACTATATACCTTGTCAGGCCCCATTGATTCAGAACTTGATCATTTTATCTTTTAGTAACTCAAACAAGAAAAACATGTCCCAGGCCAAAATAAAAGAAACATCCATATGTTTCTGCCACTTCCAAAGCAGAACAAACCATGAAACCAGAGCATACCATTAGGTGGTCAAGCCAGGTAAAATAGGCGGTCTGAAAAGAACATACAAAAGGCATTTAGTTCATCGAAAAAAGTGCACATGGACTGCTCTACTAGCAACTACCAAGTAGCAATACACGCAGTGTTAAGCTCAATTGATCTGTATAGTTTATTCACAGAaagcaatatgcacaagtttaCTAGTAACGTGATTGCAATCAACAGTAACTTGTAATGAATCGTTCAACGATCATACAGTCATACTACAAGCAAACACAATGACCATGCTCAACAACAGACGTCAGATAGTGGGGTAAAAAAAATGCAAGGGTACGGTTTTGCCTTACCAGAGCAAGAGGAGAGAGCGCGCGGCAGCTCCCAGGCGTGAACGAAGCGGGTGGCCACGAGGTCCCTGTCAGGCGCGACCATCTCGTACACCTCGCACTCGACGACGCTGCGGGCGTGCAAGTCGACGCCGAAGAGGTGCTCCTCGAGGAAGAAGTAGACGATGGCGGGGTCCTTGGGGTGGATGAGCGCGAGCACGGGGATCTTCATAGGCAGACCCGCGGCCTTGTAGCTCCGATCGGCCCAGATGTCGGGGAAGCTGGCCTCGTGCTCGAGCGCCCATTCCGTGGCCTCGGGATCAGGCAGCGTCCACACGCTGACCTGGAGAGCGCCGCGGCGATCACGGTTCCTGTACATGTCGACGAAGCGCAGCTTGCCGGCGCTAAGCCCCACGACACGGTACCTGTCGAGCACTCCCGCAGCCTCCCTGTGGCGGAGCGCCTTGCCCGGAGGGAGCGGGACGAACGCCAGGACCGGCGCGTCGGCGAAGGGATCGCAGGTGATGAACCCGAAGGAGAGGTCGGCCCACCAGAGCCTTCCGTGGTGCgcgagcacggcggcggggacCCACAGCCGGTGCGGGAGCGTCCTCGGGATCACCTTCTGAACCCACTCGCCGACGTCGGAGGAGAAGCAGAAGAGGTAGGCGTGGTCGCGGCCGACGATAGGCTGGAGCTCGGCGACCGCGtagcggcggccgccgccggggtggaggaggaggcccaGGAAGGCCCGCTCTGAGATGAGCTCGGGCTCGGGGATGGCGaacgcggaggcggaggcggcgtcgAGGACGAAGTAGCCGCCGACGAACTCGTGCAAGCCGAACTGGCGGAGGCCGGGGCGGTCGATGACCAGGGGCCCCGTGGCGCGGCCCTGGTtggcgtggaggaggaggaggccggaggggtcggcggcgaggacgaCGGGGAAGTCGCGGGCGGTGGGGGCGtccgggaagaagcgcggcggGATGGTGAGGTGCGAgacgcgcgggggcggggccagCGCGAGGGAGAGGTCGGCGCCCGGCGGCAGGTCGGCGTCCGCGGCGCAGACGCGCGCGACGCTGCCCAGGATGAcccacgacggcggcgaggaggggggCGACGTCATCTCGTCGCGTCGGAGGCACGCGGGCAGACCGGTGGTTGGGCGAGCCGGCGAGGTGTGGTCGCGGTTGGGGTTTGGCGTGGGTAGCAGCTGCAGCCTAGCGAAGCGCTGGAGGCCTGGAATCCTGGATGGAATGGAGCAACGCAGCAGGCCTGAGCTGCAGCTTGTTTCGAGTTTTCGTGGAGGCAGTTGCGCACTTGGCATTTGCGCTGCTTTTTCTTGATCGCCACGTACCCTTCCGCCGCGCTGCGGTCACATCGGTCCGCCGGCTCGGATCGTGCGCTGGATGGCACGCGCCGGTGCGGTGCTTGGCACAGGTCAGTCGTGCCACATCCCGTTGCCAAGGACCGTGCACTCGAGATTACCACCGTGTGCCGAACCAAAGGTGCCCGCCAGCCACCATGGCTCCGGGAGGCTGGTTGAACCGGTCCAACGGTCCAGCCTCCGCCCCCATCCGACGGCTCTGCTTTGCTGCCCTATCCCTTTTGCTGATGTGGCTAGTAAATAGCGAATCCACTGCGCGCAGGGATTGCTTTCATGCTTTGCATTGCATTGACTGGGAGTAAACAACAACGCGTTCGGCCGCTCCGCGTGCCTTCGGGCTCGGTGCCTCGCTAGTCGCTCGCTACAAGCTCAAACTTTTTTTTCCCGAACATGGGCTATTATCGAGCTCGGTCCACTAAAATTGTAGCCTGTTTTATGGTCCATTTCTTTTTCCCGTTCAGCCCAATCAATCTCTTCTTACCGAAGGCCCAGCTGAGGTCTGCCTGGTGGCCCATCTGAGATCCCACCTCATTCGACTTAAGACGTGTTTGGTATCAGGGCTAAATTTTAAACTATTatataaaataaatttattatttagaaatattaaataaaatctaatcaCGAAACTAGTTGCAGAACCCCTAGTCTAATTCGCAAGACAAATCTAACGAGTTATATTAATCCATAAATAGTTATTGTAGcaaaatatagattaattaggctcattaaattcatctcgtgaattagcacctatctataaaaaaaatataaataattTTTATTTAATGcttctaaatagtaagattTTTTTTATGTGACAAGCTATCTGAAATCCAACGGACTCTAGCCCTCTGGAACAAACCAACAGGGACTTAGTCGAACCCATCTATGGACGAAAGTACCCACTAAAAAAACCACTAAAAAAATAATCTATGGACGAAAGCAACTAAGGTGCTGTTCggatccaagggcaaatggcaaaagagcaaatggcaaaatttttgctcctgtcacatcagatatttggacgctaattagaagtattaaatatagtttaattaaaaaactaattacatagatgaggactaaatgacgagacgaatctattaagcctaattaatccataattagcaaaattacggtagcatttgctcttttgcactttaggGTGTTTGGAttcaaaagtgcaaaaaaagtgcaaaagagtaaaagttttgcactttctctttctctttccattggATCCGAACAGGCCCTAAGCAAATCTGCAGCTTACCCGTAGTGGCCATCTTGCTCTCTTTCTTTTCGCGGCTCCCCCGTCCCTCATCCCCGGGGCCCAGCAGCTTGAGGTCCTCAGGTCGGTCCGCACGTGCCGTCCTCGTCCACACATGTGTGCCCCCCGCTAGATCAGGGATGTTGGGATGCCACTGACCGTGACTCCACCACGGCGAGCACGCATGTACCGGGTCTTCTCTATCGTTTGCTCTAATACTATCTCCAGCAATATCCTCCAAATTCCATCCCTTTCCTTATtcctccatatcaacttcattctctataccaaacttaactccaacaacatcctctatttccatcttTTATACTCCACAATCTTACTTTTCTATCCTTTCTTCGAACCTCTGTTTCCCCGCAGCGCCacctgccgcgccccgccgccccgcagcgccgcctgCCGCGCCCCGCAGCCCCGCCACACCTCCCacggcccgccgcccctcccgcgccggcagtttcctcccgcgcgcgtgcggaAGGAGCTGGTGGAGATGCGCTGGAGGGCGACCGGGATGGAGGACGCCGCTCCTGCCTTCCTCTGTACGGGACGCAGCGCTCCTCCTCTATTTTACCGCACGCGATAGCGGGTCGCGCTGGAGCGTTACGGGTGCTACAGAATCCCGTGTTTTAGAGAACAGATGATTTTACCGTACACCGCTGGAGATAGGCTAAGTGTTGTGGCCGGCATGCACGTCCCATTACCATTATTCCTCTCCGTCGCAGGTCACGCATGCCGGCCAATGGGCAGCCTTGTCACGCACGGGCTAGCTACACGAACGCCGCGGCGGCATCTATCGGTGCGCGTAAGGATCATGGGCTTACGCATCATCGACCGCTGAACACCCTGAGCGACCGCTCCCAAGTCCTAATCGAGAGCGAATCATTCtagacgcgcgcgcgccactCTGCAGCCTCCCATTGCGTACCGTCGTCGTTGACAAACGGCACGGGAGGAGTCGTGTCGTGATGAGCCACCTGCTTCGTTCTCTCGGCCCGTAGCGGTTGCAAGAAGCCCCAGAAATTCAACGCCCCCTGCAATCTCGTGCTAGCTAGCTGCTCATCGAGCACAATTCGACCTGGACTTTGGCTGCGGCGCTGGTGAATCGATCCCCCCGCATGCTGTGCTTAGAAATTAAACGACGTAGCATCACCGCGCTTGCACCTGTGCGCGCGGTGGGTAATAGGTTTACTGGGGTCTCCGTCGACGAGATGGACGTGTCGGGAGTGAGGAATAATAGCGCGTTTCTGTTATCATCAGTTAACAGGCAAGTCAAATCCCAACCTGACCGGAAAGCCGTCGTTGGGAAACGCAGAACAAAATCGTTGGGAAATTCCAACACGGAAAGCCGTCGTTGCTCAGACGTACTCGAACGTGATACTGACActggtgttttttttttttcaCCCAGCAAGGAACTGCTGACCCTGCAAGATTCAGCGTAGGATTCTGAGACTTTTCCCGGCACGAGGTGGCGAGATGCTAGCGCGCCCAGGTGTCCGTGTCACTCGTCAGCGACTGCATTTCCGCAGAATACCTTGTTCGCGCAGACAGTTACGTAGTTGTCTATTCAGGGGTGTGGGTTCAGACGGCGGGCTGGACAGTGCTCCGGCACGGCGGCGACGGTCACCCTTGCGTGCAACGGCGCATCGATCTCGTCGTCCGGCAATCCAACCGGCGAGGCGGCGAGGATTCCATCAGCCAACGAAGCCCGCGGGCTCGCACCATCATCCCCCAAACGCTGGGAATAATAATAAAATCTTTGGCGTGCGCAACGTTGCCAAATCAGTTCTCgctacttttttttttttttaaaaaaacagtTCTCGCGACGTGCGGCCGCATCAGGCATCACGGGGACGGCATGGATTTGGTTTCTGAATGTTCAGGCTAGCGATGTGATCTGCTGACTCTGAGGAAACGTGCGAAAAGAAATATTTCGGGGAGGCTGGATGAAAGAACGTGGCAATTTGAACTTTGTATCGTGAAGGGTGTGACCGGTCGTCGGCACACATGTCTGCACGGCTGTTTGTGTTCCTTTCTCATGGATTAAGCGTGTCCGATACATACTTATTTTTTCTAATCAAGTGCCAGCTGCGAGAACACGGCTACGTGTGCATTTTCAGATGATGAGCTCAAGATAATTACTTCGTTCCATTGTCTAAAGAAAAATCCTGACAGAATCACGAGCTATGTATAATCTGAAAACAAATACAAAACAAAAACCATAACTAGCACCACTTGACAAATGACAAGGCTGGGCAAGAAAATGTGGCTATTTTCCACAGCAGAAAACAGGTATTCAGTTCTGCCAAAACGCTGGCGTCCATGCATGACTGTGACATGTCTACTCTACTAGAAGATGGAAAGCGCTAGTAAGGTAACTCAGCCGACCAGGAGCCCATCTCTTGCGCCGCGAGTATAATTTTCATGTGAACCCATCCCCACGTGAGGTATAATTTTCCTTGTTCACTCTTCAAGTCAAGGTCCTCCATTCACATGATGACATGAATCCATCGAGCAGCACTGCCGAGGACAGTTGCAATCTGCTGGAGCCACCCCCCCAGTTTCAGAGACCAGGAATTAGGTGCCGACGGGTGGGCCCATGGAGAATTGTCAAAAAGGTCGGCGCCCTATCCATTTTTTCCAAACTGCCACTTCTACCGTTCTCCTGTTTTCCAAAAGGGAGCTGCGAGATCAAGAGAGTTTGGAATGGATAAGCCATTTTTTCCCTTGAAAAGTCACCGTGCTTAATGCTCACACTGCCGCAGCAGCAACGGGGCCGCCGCTTTTGGATTGAGAATCTCGGCAGTCAGGCCCGTGGGCCGTGGAGCCGTCGCTGACTAGCCTAGCCGGGGGCCCGTGAGCCGGACTCCGGTGGGTCCCACAGGACGATTCCCCGCAGCGGTGACGTGGCGGCATCCGGCCGGTCGGATGCGTTTGAAATTTCTCCGAGGAGCCGGGCTCCCCCCTCTATATAAACCGGGGAGTCTGGGAGCCTTGTGGTCATCTCCCTCCGCTCCGGCCTCATCAGCGAGTGGTTGTGTGGATACGAACACTTCGCCTGCAAGTATACTTCCATTCGAGGGGAGCATCAGAGGTCACCTCGGGGAGCCAAGATGGCCGGAGGGTTCTC from Panicum hallii strain FIL2 chromosome 9, PHallii_v3.1, whole genome shotgun sequence includes:
- the LOC112878065 gene encoding heat shock 70 kDa protein 8 encodes the protein MAEQLYTVASDSETTGEDKSQPSFPDVAIGIDIGTSKCSVAVWNGHQVELLKNTRNQKGMRSYVMFKDDNLSAGVTGGAAQENAHEERDILSGSAIFNMKRLIGRMDTDEVVQASKTLPFLVQTLGIGVRPFIAALVNNMWRSTTPEEVLAIFLLELKALVEMHLKHPVRNAVLTIPVAFSRFQQTRIERACAIAGLHVLRLMPEPTAVALLYAQQQQQLMHDNMGSGIEKIALIFNMGAGYCDVAVAATAGGVSQIRALSGCTVGGEDILQNIMRHVLPNFDILYAGQTMDRIRSMGLLRIATQDAIHRLANQETVEINVDLGNGQKLSKVLDHSEFEQVNRAIFEKCENIINQCLLDAKLVPEDINDVILVGGCSRIPRIRSLVLGLCKKEISYKNIDALEAAVSGAALEGAIASGVTDPSGTLDLLTIQATPMNLGIRVDGDNFAAIIPRNTTVPARRDMLFTTTHDNQTEALIAVYEGEGERAEDNHLLGYFKITGIPPAPKGSVEISVCMDIDASNVLRVFAGVVKPQGPAIPPFIEVRMPTLDDGHGWCGQALAKMYGKRLDLAVLPKMLQP
- the LOC112873382 gene encoding uncharacterized protein LOC112873382 translates to MATRHEQSTTPAVSSTPSPTSPSRSPRATRLTVAPTVFAADPDPQARIADPCVLAADPSGLFLVLAPPSVSERPPTEARVHRGPDGVERTIHVGRIPTPACFVLDVPSAAASRVPDPDFLNASCVGVIAAPGGRWYMVVEFQNIVGCDEATLIGFSSETGEWFEVDVANHLPGWIWSFDDVISHDGKLWWVDLAMGLLACDPFADQPDVAYVPLPKAGEHGGGRHACSYCSQRKRASRRSVQVSNGKFRCLETSCPLQRQGGAPKFIMHTLADPETAQLTPEYCVSFAEIWAGESYKAAGLPKKTPMVAFIHPKNPDVVYFFVEEYLFAVNMHTKKVVEGEAHMVGASSSSRVLAWELPPALTAGSSGSL
- the LOC112876482 gene encoding uncharacterized protein LOC112876482, producing the protein MTSPPSSPPSWVILGSVARVCAADADLPPGADLSLALAPPPRVSHLTIPPRFFPDAPTARDFPVVLAADPSGLLLLHANQGRATGPLVIDRPGLRQFGLHEFVGGYFVLDAASASAFAIPEPELISERAFLGLLLHPGGGRRYAVAELQPIVGRDHAYLFCFSSDVGEWVQKVIPRTLPHRLWVPAAVLAHHGRLWWADLSFGFITCDPFADAPVLAFVPLPPGKALRHREAAGVLDRYRVVGLSAGKLRFVDMYRNRDRRGALQVSVWTLPDPEATEWALEHEASFPDIWADRSYKAAGLPMKIPVLALIHPKDPAIVYFFLEEHLFGVDLHARSVVECEVYEMVAPDRDLVATRFVHAWELPRALSSCSEPKDQDEEKLSPTSPPPDMKTKE